The Plectropomus leopardus isolate mb chromosome 2, YSFRI_Pleo_2.0, whole genome shotgun sequence genome has a window encoding:
- the srsf3a gene encoding serine/arginine-rich splicing factor 3a isoform X1, giving the protein MSHNDQFPLDCKVYVGNLGNNGNKTELETAFGYYGPLRSVWVARNPPGFAFVEFEDPRDASDAVKELDGRNMCGCRVRVELSNGERRSRSRGNPPSWGRRPRDDFRRRSPPVRRRRRSRSRSRSLSRDRGRQRSLSRDKKCQRSISRSRSRSRSNERK; this is encoded by the exons ATGA GCCACAATGACCAGTTTCCCCTTGACTGCAAGGTTTATGTTGGGAATCTAGGAAACAATGGAAACAAGACAGagctggaaacagcttttgGGTACTATGGCCCTTTGAGAAGTGTCTGGGTCGCCAGGAATCCCCCAGGCTTTGCTTTTGTAGAGTTTGAAGATCCCAGAGATGCATCTGATGCTGTGAAAGAACTGGATGGAAG AAACATGTGCGGCTGTCGAGTGCGTGTCGAGTTGTCCAATGGGGAAAGACGTTCAAGGAGTCGTGGCAATCCTCCATCCTGGGGTAGACGCCCTCGCGATGATTTTAGACGACGTAGTCCTCCAGTCAGACGCAG GAGGAGGAGCCGCAGTCGCAGCAG GTCTCTTTCAAGGGACAGAGGCAGACAACGGTCTCTCTCCAGAGACAAGAAATGCCAAAGATCTATCTCACGGTCAAGGAG tcGTTCCCGGTCTAACGAGAGAAAATGA
- the srsf3a gene encoding serine/arginine-rich splicing factor 3a isoform X2 has protein sequence MSHNDQFPLDCKVYVGNLGNNGNKTELETAFGYYGPLRSVWVARNPPGFAFVEFEDPRDASDAVKELDGRNMCGCRVRVELSNGERRSRSRGNPPSWGRRPRDDFRRRSPPVRRRSLSRDRGRQRSLSRDKKCQRSISRSRSRSRSNERK, from the exons ATGA GCCACAATGACCAGTTTCCCCTTGACTGCAAGGTTTATGTTGGGAATCTAGGAAACAATGGAAACAAGACAGagctggaaacagcttttgGGTACTATGGCCCTTTGAGAAGTGTCTGGGTCGCCAGGAATCCCCCAGGCTTTGCTTTTGTAGAGTTTGAAGATCCCAGAGATGCATCTGATGCTGTGAAAGAACTGGATGGAAG AAACATGTGCGGCTGTCGAGTGCGTGTCGAGTTGTCCAATGGGGAAAGACGTTCAAGGAGTCGTGGCAATCCTCCATCCTGGGGTAGACGCCCTCGCGATGATTTTAGACGACGTAGTCCTCCAGTCAGACGCAG GTCTCTTTCAAGGGACAGAGGCAGACAACGGTCTCTCTCCAGAGACAAGAAATGCCAAAGATCTATCTCACGGTCAAGGAG tcGTTCCCGGTCTAACGAGAGAAAATGA